Proteins encoded by one window of Glycine soja cultivar W05 chromosome 15, ASM419377v2, whole genome shotgun sequence:
- the LOC114386102 gene encoding uncharacterized protein LOC114386102, with amino-acid sequence MPLYSKFLKDMLTRKNKYIHSENIVVEGNCSPVIEKILPPKHKDPRSVTILCSIGEVLVGKAIIDLGASINLMPLSMCRRLGELEIMPTRMTLQLADRSITRPYGVIEDVLVQVKHFNFLADFVVMDITEYSEIPLILGRPFMLTAKCVVDMGSKKLEMGFEDQKINFDLFEEDKPATNPNGCL; translated from the coding sequence ATGCCGCTCTACTCTAAATTTCTGAAGGATATGCTGACAAGGAAGAACAAATACATTCACAGTGAGAACATAGTAGTGGAGGGTAACTGCAGTCCAGTCATTGAgaagatccttccaccaaaGCATAAAGACCCTAGGAGTGTGACCATTCTTTGTTCAATTGGTGAAGTCTTGGTGGGAAAAGCTATCATTGACCTGGGAGCCAGTATCAACTTGATGCCACTCTCTATGTGTAGAAGGTTGGgggagttggaaataatgcccacAAGAATGACTTTACAGCTAGCAGATCGCTCCATCACCAGGCCATATGGGGTGATTGAAGATGTTCTAGTCCAAGTTAAGCACTTCAACTTCCTTGCAGATTTCGTAGTCATGGACATCACTGAATATTCAGAGATTCCCTTAATTTTGGGAAGACCGTTTATGTTGACTGCGAAATGTGTAGTAGACATGGGAAGCAAAAAGCTGGAAATGGGATTTgaagatcaaaagatcaactTTGATCTTTTTGAAGAAGATAAACCAGCAACGAATCCGAATGGCTGCCTATAG